In the genome of Leptotrichia sp. HSP-536, the window ATTTATTTTTTTATAATTTTTACAGTCAACTTTCTACTATAACTAATCTTATTTTTTTTCAGCAAAATTATCCCTTAGCACTTTCAAATTATTCTTTGCATGCTCATCTCCAAGTACTGAGGCCTTTAAAAACCATTTTTCCGCTTCCTCAAATTTTCCTTCGCCTACAAAAATTATTCCCAGATGATTCATTGCATCTGAATTATTTTTCAAAGCTAAATGTAAATAAATATCTTTTTCTTTGTCAGTCTGATGAGTTTTATTATAAAATATCAGCAAGTTATTTTTTGCATTTCCACAATCTTTTTCGACTGCCTGCAAGTAATATTTTTCCGCTTCTTCATGTTTGCCATTCTGCTCATATAAAATTGCCAAATTCCCCAAGGCATTAAAATCCTGATTTTCAATTGCCAACAGATAATACTTTTTAGCATTTTCAAAATCATTCTGACTGGCATATAAATATCCCAAATTATTGGCAAATTCATAGTCCCCAGCTTCAATAGCTTTCAAGAACCATTTTTCAGCATTTTTATTTTCATTACTATTCTGAAAAATAAGACCGATTTCATTCATTGCCTTCGTATCCCCAGACTGTATCCTTTTCATATATTCTTCAAATAATTTATCTATTCCATTTAATTTATCTATTCCATTTTTTTTCATCTGTTTTCAGTTTCCTTTTTAAATAATTTTTCATATCACTTTAGAAATATTTTTACTATTTAATTCTCTTATAAAACAAATAATTTGTCAAAAGCGATTTTGGACAACTCTATAAACTTCAAAAGTTCCGTCTGTGTAAAAGTCGCCTCTTCACCAGTTCCCTGCAATTCAATAAACTCACCTTTGTTATTCATTACGATATTCATGTCCACATCCGCTTTTGAATCTTCTTCGTATTCCAAGTCAAGAAGCAACTCATTTCGAACTTTCCCAACGCTTATTGCCGCAACTTTGGCTTTAATCGGTATTTCCTTCAGTTTTCCTTCATCAATCAATCTTTCTATTGCCAATTCTAAAGCCAGATATGCTCCTGTTATTGAAGCGGTTCTTGTTCCCCCATCAGCCTGAATCACATCGCAGTCAATCATTACTGTTCTTTCTCCTAATTTTTCCAAATCTATTGCCGCTCTTAAAGCTCTTCCAATTAATCTTTGAATTTCCATTGTTCTTCCAGAAAGCTTTCCTTTTGTTGATTCTCTTTGAACACGTGTATTTGTAGCTCTTGGAAGCATGCTATATTCAGCTGTTATCCATCCTGAACCTGTTCCTTTTAACCATCTTGGTATTTTTTCCTCAATTGTTGCATTACAAATAACTTTAGTATTTCCAAATTCAATTAGGACTGAGCCTTCTGGATGAATAATGTAATTTCTAGTTACTTTTACTTCTCGCATTTCATTATTTTTTCTATTATTCTTTCTCACATTTTCTCCTAACATTTATTTTCCATTTTATTTATTTTTATAAAGCGGAAATTTTTCTGTTAATTTTAAAACTTGTTCCTTTACTTGAACAATTTTTTCACTATCATTTATATTCCCTAAAATAGTCAATATAAATTGTGCTATTTGTCTTGTTTCTTCTTCTTTAAATCCACGGGCTGTAATTGCAGGCGTTCCAAGTCTTATTCCGCTTGTGACAAATGGTTTTTCAGGATCATTTGGGATGGCATTTTTGTTACAAGTTATTCCAGCTTCTTCAAGTTTTGCTTCAGCCAATTTTCCTGTAACTCCCATTGGACGTAAATCTACTAGCATTAAATGGTTATCAGTTCCACCACTTACAATTCTAAGCCCGCCTTTTGCAAGTTCTTCAGCCATAACTTTCGCATTTTTAGCTACTTGTTCCTGATATTTTTTAAATTCTGGACTAAGCGCTTCTTTAAAAGCAACAGCTTTTGCGGCAATTATATGAACTAATGGTCCACCTTGTATTCCTGGAAATATTGTTTTATTCACTTTTTTAGCTATTTCTTCATTATTTGTCAAAATTATTCCACCACGAGGCCCTCTTAATGTCTTATGAGTTGTAGAAGTTACAACATCTGCATATTCTATTGGATTTGGATGAAGTCCAGCTGCCACAAGTCCTGCAATATGAGCCATATCAACCATCAAATATGCCCCTATTTCATCAGCAATTTCCCTAAATTTTTTAAAGTCAATAATTCTCGAATATGCACTTGCTCCTGCAACTATCATTTTAGGCTTCTCTCTTAAAGCGATTTCTCTAACTGCTTCATAGTCGATTAATTCAGTTTCAGGATTTAATCCGTATTCTAGACCGATATAATTTTTTCCTGAAAAATTTATTTTATAACCGTGTGTCAAATGTCCACCTGCACTAAGGCTCATTCCCAAAATTTTATCTCCAGCTTCAAGAAGTCCCACATAAACTCCCATATTAGCTTGTGAACCTGAATGCGGCTGAACATTCACATATTTTGCCCCAAATATTTCTTTTAATCTTTCAACTGCCAAACTTTCTACAACATCAGAATTTGAACATCCTCCATAATATCTTTTCCCTGGATATCCTTCCGCATATTTATTTGTAAATACTGACCCTGAGGCTTCCATTACCGCCTTTGAAACAAAATTTTCTGATGCAATAAGCTCGATTCCTTCTTCTTGTCTCTTTTCTTCTTCCACAATCGCATTATAGACTTCCAGATCTGCATCTTTCACATAACTCATTCTAATTCCTCCTATTTTTTACTGTTCATAAATTACAATATTAATTGCAACATTTTACCAAATTTTTATTTTATAATTTTTATTTTTCTATAATTATAATAAAGGGCTTTTACCAAATCATATTCAAAAGGTGAATTTAAATCCCCGTATCTCATACTAAACATGGAACGCGCATTTAACCCAGTAACAATAGGTCTTGCAGCTCCGTAAATCTTTTCATCAAATACTCCTGTATCAAAAAATAGCTTGTCTTCCGCTAAGCCTCGTACTGCTCCTTCTCCCAACGTGTCTACTGCCGTTCCAAATGCATCTCTCAAGCTGCTCGGACCAAGTATTGGCAAAACTAAATACGACCCTTCCTTTACTCCATAATGTCCTAATGTCTCTCCCATTGTTTCAGGATCGTTTTTCATTCCAAATTTTGTAGCAACATCCGTTACTCCCAAGATTCCTACAGTTGAATTTACAACAAATCTTCCAAGTGCATTTATTGCTTTGCCAGGTTTTAACTGTAATACTGAATTTATAAATGTAGGTATTTCTTTAAAATTATTATAAAAATTGGAAATTCCTTTTCTTATTGGTTTTGGAACAATTGCTGAATATACACGTGAAACTGGATAAACCACTTTTCTATCAAGCTGTGTATTAAAAGCATACATTCTTCTATTAAAAGGTTCCAATGAATCTTTTATTCCTGTTAATTTAAAAACTTGACTTGAAACAATATAATCTTCATTCAGTTCTTCTAAATTTGTTGCTAATATTCCATAACTGTCCTGCTCAAAAGCAATATATTTATTTTTATCAAGTTTATTTTTTTTTGTATTTATGTTCGTCTGCGAAACCAGCTCAACATTTTTTTCAGATGTTTGTGCATTTCCATCGACAAATTTTACAAATAAATCATCATTCGTTTCCTTTTCATTTTCTTCCATAAACATTACGGTATCTTCATTTTTTATTTCTTTTATTTTAGATTGTCCAACTGTCGCAATAATCATCATTGTTCCAATTATTATAAATTTATTTTTCCCAGCCATTTTAATTTTCCTCCAGTTTATCCACTATCAAATTTGCCACATCTTTATGCCATAAAATTCCTATATGCCCGCCAAATGGTATTATAACTTTATTTGAAAATGTATTTTCTATGTAATCTAAATCCTGATTTGAATATAAAATATCATCTCTAGATGTTATAAATATAATATTCTTATTATTTCTAGTTATAAAATCCTGACTGTTTTTTAAGTCAAATTCATTTATAAATTCATTAAAGTCAAGATTAGGATTTTTATTTTCTTTCAAATACGGATATAAAATTTCTTTTGCATATTCATCAAATGAAATTGACAACCCTTCCCTAAATTCCTTTGAAATAGAATCAAAACGTTTGTAAGATTTTTTGTCTGAAAGTCTCCCAATAGCTTTTCTTCCACTAAATACTTCTCCAGCAAATGTCATATTAGCCGAATAAAATCTAAACAGTAATCCTGTCAGTACTTCAAAATCCTTTTCTCCCAATCCAAATTTTCCTAATGACTTAGTAAGATTCGAAAATTCAATGTCTTTTATTTGAATTGATTTATCATACATAAGTCTGCTAAATATTGTATCCATATATTTTTCCAAACTTCTCGCATCATATATTCCATTCTTTACTAAAAATCCATCTAAATTCTGTGTTGCAGTTAAAATACTGACTGGACAATTTAATAGCAAAGATTTGCTAATTCCAATTTTTTTATTATTTTTTTCATCCATTTCGTAAAGTAAAAGCGACTGAAAAGCACCCAAACTATAACCACTGATATATGTTTTATCAATCTTCATTCCTTCAGATTTTTCCTTAGAAATAGCCTGACTTATCAGAGAATATAATTGTGCAGTTTCATCTTTTATATACCCTGCATACATATTTTTACTTTGGCTTACAATATACGGCATTGTTGTTGGTGAACTAAATGCAATCACGTTATAGCCCTTGTCATAAAATACATTTGCTAGATATAGCGACATTCCACTGCTATACAGAGAACCTGTTCCCGAAATTAAAACTATAAGTGGCGCTTTTCCCTTCTGAGTCCATACACCGTATTCATAATCCTTCCATTGTCTTAATATTTCAGGAATTTTTTTTGTTGTTGTAAATTTTTTAACTTTTGGCGCTTTTGTATTTTTAAATTTGTACTGCTCATTGGCAGGGGTTCCGAGAACTGTTGCCATTATTCCACTGTCTTTATATGGATAATCACTTGCTATCTGTGAAACATCCACTTCAGCAAAAACTATGCTAGATAGCAAAAATATTGTTACTAGCCTTAATAATTTTTTAACATCTTTCTGATTATGTGAAAATTCTTTTGCACATATCTCCTTTCTTTTTAATTATACTTTTATTCTTATAATTTTAATTATATTCTATCAAAAATATCAAAAAATTACCAGTAAAAAAGTTTGGTAAAATAAATAAAAAGATATAACTTGAAATTAAGTTCACTTTTTTTAACTTCGCTAACAATTAAACATCCACCGATACAATCTTAGTTTCTCCAATTTCCTTATTCATCGTAACTCCATAAAGCCTGTGAGAACCTTTCATCGTTTCCTTGTTATGAGTAATCAGGATAAACTGTGACTTATCAATAAACTGATGCAGTAATTCCACAATTTTTTTCGTATTTTTCTCATCCAGCGCCGCCTCAATTTCATCAAAAAACGTAAACGGACTTGGCTTAAACATAAAGATTGCCATTATAAACGACACTGCCAGCATTGATTTTTCCCCGCCTGAAAGTAGCAGCAAAGTCTGTTCAGGCTTGTTTTTATATTTTACGCTAAGTTCTAGACCTGTCGTTAAAAGATTTTCTGGATCAGTCATCTTAATTGTTCCTTTTGCACTATTTAGAATTGTTTCACACATATATGCAAAATTTTTATTTATTTCTTCGTAAGCCACCAAAAATTTATTTGTAACTTCCTGTTCAATTTCCCGTATAAATCCAAACAGTGCTTCCCGACTTTCCAGCAA includes:
- a CDS encoding tetratricopeptide repeat protein, which produces MKKNGIDKLNGIDKLFEEYMKRIQSGDTKAMNEIGLIFQNSNENKNAEKWFLKAIEAGDYEFANNLGYLYASQNDFENAKKYYLLAIENQDFNALGNLAILYEQNGKHEEAEKYYLQAVEKDCGNAKNNLLIFYNKTHQTDKEKDIYLHLALKNNSDAMNHLGIIFVGEGKFEEAEKWFLKASVLGDEHAKNNLKVLRDNFAEKK
- the rph gene encoding ribonuclease PH; translation: MRKNNRKNNEMREVKVTRNYIIHPEGSVLIEFGNTKVICNATIEEKIPRWLKGTGSGWITAEYSMLPRATNTRVQRESTKGKLSGRTMEIQRLIGRALRAAIDLEKLGERTVMIDCDVIQADGGTRTASITGAYLALELAIERLIDEGKLKEIPIKAKVAAISVGKVRNELLLDLEYEEDSKADVDMNIVMNNKGEFIELQGTGEEATFTQTELLKFIELSKIAFDKLFVL
- the glyA gene encoding serine hydroxymethyltransferase codes for the protein MSYVKDADLEVYNAIVEEEKRQEEGIELIASENFVSKAVMEASGSVFTNKYAEGYPGKRYYGGCSNSDVVESLAVERLKEIFGAKYVNVQPHSGSQANMGVYVGLLEAGDKILGMSLSAGGHLTHGYKINFSGKNYIGLEYGLNPETELIDYEAVREIALREKPKMIVAGASAYSRIIDFKKFREIADEIGAYLMVDMAHIAGLVAAGLHPNPIEYADVVTSTTHKTLRGPRGGIILTNNEEIAKKVNKTIFPGIQGGPLVHIIAAKAVAFKEALSPEFKKYQEQVAKNAKVMAEELAKGGLRIVSGGTDNHLMLVDLRPMGVTGKLAEAKLEEAGITCNKNAIPNDPEKPFVTSGIRLGTPAITARGFKEEETRQIAQFILTILGNINDSEKIVQVKEQVLKLTEKFPLYKNK
- a CDS encoding VacJ family lipoprotein, which produces MAGKNKFIIIGTMMIIATVGQSKIKEIKNEDTVMFMEENEKETNDDLFVKFVDGNAQTSEKNVELVSQTNINTKKNKLDKNKYIAFEQDSYGILATNLEELNEDYIVSSQVFKLTGIKDSLEPFNRRMYAFNTQLDRKVVYPVSRVYSAIVPKPIRKGISNFYNNFKEIPTFINSVLQLKPGKAINALGRFVVNSTVGILGVTDVATKFGMKNDPETMGETLGHYGVKEGSYLVLPILGPSSLRDAFGTAVDTLGEGAVRGLAEDKLFFDTGVFDEKIYGAARPIVTGLNARSMFSMRYGDLNSPFEYDLVKALYYNYRKIKIIK
- a CDS encoding alpha/beta hydrolase — its product is MLSSIVFAEVDVSQIASDYPYKDSGIMATVLGTPANEQYKFKNTKAPKVKKFTTTKKIPEILRQWKDYEYGVWTQKGKAPLIVLISGTGSLYSSGMSLYLANVFYDKGYNVIAFSSPTTMPYIVSQSKNMYAGYIKDETAQLYSLISQAISKEKSEGMKIDKTYISGYSLGAFQSLLLYEMDEKNNKKIGISKSLLLNCPVSILTATQNLDGFLVKNGIYDARSLEKYMDTIFSRLMYDKSIQIKDIEFSNLTKSLGKFGLGEKDFEVLTGLLFRFYSANMTFAGEVFSGRKAIGRLSDKKSYKRFDSISKEFREGLSISFDEYAKEILYPYLKENKNPNLDFNEFINEFDLKNSQDFITRNNKNIIFITSRDDILYSNQDLDYIENTFSNKVIIPFGGHIGILWHKDVANLIVDKLEEN